In the genome of uncultured Methanobrevibacter sp., the window CTCTTGCAATATCTTCATTCTTGTATGCAAACTTTAATGCATCCACATTGTATAGGAAAAACCTATTGTAGGTTCGTGTCTTTGATTTGTAAATGTCTGCAAGGGAAAGAATGGTTTTTGAAGAGACTGGATTGATTCTTAATGCCTTAAGAAGATATTCCTCTGCCTTTGCAAAATCATCATTTTCCAATAGCAATGTCCCATAAATGTAATACAAGTCAAATAATGGTTCATTGAATGGAATATATGCCAATTCCTTCTCTAAGCCTATGTATTGATAAAATAGGATTTCTTCAAGAGGATTTAAAAAGCTATGATACTCCTTTTGAACAGAAATTTCTTCATCATTTGCCTTATTCATCTTATTGATTTTTACATCTTTGCGCCAATTAACTCTATTGCTCTTTTTCTGATTGAGATTATATGACTTAGGACTTCTGGACAATTTGTTTAACTCATATCTCATATATTGAATTTCAGTGATTGACCTATTTGATTTGAAATCGCTTTCCTTATGAATTTCCTCATTTTCATACTTATCCCCAAAATGACTCATGAAATTGTCTAATTTTTCCAAAGCGGTTTTCTTATCACGATTTTCAATAAGTGGAATGACTTCATCAAGAATCCTTGATACATTTGTCTTCTTGGA includes:
- a CDS encoding type IV pilus biogenesis/stability protein PilW, which encodes MTKEIINQIKRNLSGNPDLDRDYLVSQLDYYKNHESAYEIIKEISGLIWQSLDFYHEENNEESKKTNVSRILDEVIPLIENRDKKTALEKLDNFMSHFGDKYENEEIHKESDFKSNRSITEIQYMRYELNKLSRSPKSYNLNQKKSNRVNWRKDVKINKMNKANDEEISVQKEYHSFLNPLEEILFYQYIGLEKELAYIPFNEPLFDLYYIYGTLLLENDDFAKAEEYLLKALRINPVSSKTILSLADIYKSKTRTYNRFFLYNVDALKFAYKNEDIARAYRNFGFFYVEENQLDIAAVFYDFSLNFDFNRQAFRELEYLKSRGINTEIDRKDAENIIESKKIQVGVNPFILDTLRIICADLENRKYYRGALYFYRILYDLTKDNHILGKINSIQNRI